A stretch of Paenibacillus sp. URB8-2 DNA encodes these proteins:
- a CDS encoding nucleoside-diphosphate sugar epimerase, translating into MQNQITNILQHMAHSHEQMARILDAERHVAVRMAQIVHDLPDAEPDFGGTSGIIESAGQVNKNIISYLNAFADLQEAIAEQVGKVIKELIGQEEE; encoded by the coding sequence ATGCAAAATCAGATAACCAATATTCTGCAGCACATGGCCCATTCGCATGAACAGATGGCGCGCATTCTGGACGCCGAGCGCCACGTAGCTGTCCGCATGGCGCAAATCGTCCATGATCTGCCGGATGCGGAGCCCGACTTCGGAGGAACTTCCGGCATCATTGAAAGCGCGGGCCAGGTGAACAAGAATATTATCTCCTACCTGAATGCATTCGCAGATCTTCAGGAGGCGATAGCCGAGCAGGTGGGCAAAGTTATCAAGGAACTGATCGGCCAGGAAGAAGAGTAG